The Candidatus Binatia bacterium genome contains the following window.
AAGCACGGCTCTCCGCGCTCGAAAAGGAGATGGCCCAGATCAAGCGGCTGTCGCAGGGAAAGCCCGGTCCGTATAAATGGGCTGTCCGAAATTTCCACGTGGCCGGTCGCAGGGGTGGGAACGTCTAAGTATGGGGATTATGGAAAACAGGGCGTTTATGCCGGCTAACGCGGACCTGCGGCCGCAACCAACGAGGGTGGCGATTGCGGGGAGCCGCGAGGGGAAGTGATGCGTCGCGGGTCACTGTGAAACAGGTTGTGTCGGGCGCGCCTGCATCCACACCGTGTGCGCCGCCCCGGAGTCGCCCACAAGCGGGCGGGGGCGGTGTGCCACGATGATCGCTCCCCGCCCCGCCACGGGCCTCGTGGGGAGCCCGCACCCCGCCGCCCCGCGCTCGGTCCGTCCGCTTGTGGACAACCCCCCCCCCGCCCCCATTGGGTCGGCGTCGCTTGCGTGGAGACGGCGGCTGGGGTTCGATCGGCGCCATGGATGCCTTTGTCGCCAAGCATGAGAAGTCGATCCGTGGCGTGCTGTCGTGCTTCGATCGGGTGCTGTTCCGCGGCTACATTCCTCTCATGAGCGGCTACACCATGGCGGAGTTCCTCAAGCTCAAGCAGGTTCACCGCTGGACGCTGAAGACCTTCTTGATCACCCAGGCCGAGAGGGTCAAGAAGCAGGCGCTCGCCATGGCCAGCGCGGCAGGTCGCCCGCATCAGTATCTGACGGCGCCGACCCGCAAGGAGGAGCTGGCGCGGCAGATCGCCGCGCGCGACGGGATCACCGAGGGTCTGGTGTGCGTGTTCTCCGTGCTCGAGCCGTGCCGGACGTTCTCGCTGGTCTGGAAGGAGGCGCACCCGTTCGTGCAACCCGCCTGGCACAAATGCCTGCACCTCTACTTCTACTTCGTCGACCGCCAGCTCGCGGTAGCGCACCGCCGGCACCTCGATCTGAATGTCGATACGGTCGAGCAGCGGCCCGGAGATGCGCGCGCGGTAGCGCTGAATCTGTACGGGGCTGCACGAGCATTCCTTCTGGGCATCGCCGTGGTAGCCGCAGGGGCATCCGTTCGGCCTGAGTAGGGCCCGTCTTTTCAGGGCCCGTATCGAAGGCCCCCAACTTCGGAGAGCGCGCCGGTTCATTGGTAGGAGCCGCCCTTCTCTGGCGGCGTCTCGAAGGGCCTGTCCTGTATCGCTGTCGCCGAATTTCTGCGCGGGGCGCGCAGAATTCGGATGGGGTACGTCCGGTCATATCCTGGGGTTGCGGGCCGCTACACGTCGACTTCGTCGACTCCAACCCGCGGAGCGCGCTCCATGATGAACTTGAAGCGCGGCTCGACGTCCTTGCCCATCAGCGTCTGGATCGTCCCCTCGGTGCGCGCCGGGTCATCCACCTGCACGCGCAACAATGCCCGGCGCGCCGGGTCGAGCGTCGTCTCCTTCAACGTGGACGGATTCATCTCGCCAAGGCCCTTGAACCGCGTGATGGTCGCCGACTTCCCGTTCGCACTCGCCACGATTCGATCGCGCGCGGCTTCGTCGAGAGCCCAGTGTACTTCCTTGCCGATCTCGATCCGGTACAGCGGCGGCTGCGCGATGAACACGTGGCCGCGCCGGATCAGTTCAGGCAGGTGGCGGTAGAAGAACGTCAGCAGCAGGGTACAGATGTGATGCCCGTCCGCATCGGCATCCATCAACAGGCAGACCTTTCCGTAACGCAGCTTCGCAGCATCGAAGTCCTTGCCGAAGCCGCAGCCGAGCGCGGAAATCATGTCCGTGAGTTCCTTGTTCGACAGCACCTTGCTCGTCGACGCCTGCTCGGCGTTCAAGACCTTGCCGCGCAGCGGCAGGATGGCCTGAAACTCGCGGTTACGGCCTTGCTTCGCCGACCCACCGGCGGAGTCGCCCTCGACTATGAACAGCTCGCTCTCCCCGGGGTCGGTAGAGCTGCAGTCTGCCAGCTTGCCCGGCAGGTTGAGCCGGTGCGACACCGCCGTCTTCCGCTGCACCTGCTCCACGGCGGCCCGGGAAGCGCTGCGCGCTCGCGCCGCCAAAATGACCCGGTTTGCAATCGCCTTTGCCTGCGTCGGGTTGCTGTGCAGGTAGTTCTCCAACCCACCACGAATGAACGTGTCGATGGGCGCGGTCACCTCGGGGTTGTTGAGGCGATCCTTCGTCTGACCCTGGAACTGCGGCTGCTGCACGTACAGGCTCAGGATGCCGACCAGCCCTTCGCGGATGTCCTCGGCCGCCAGCGTCAGTCCCTTGGGCAGCAGGTTCTGCACCGACACGTAGTTGCGAACGGCCTTGACCAGGCCGCCCTTCAGGCCGTTCTCGTGCGTCCCACCCGACGGCGTCGGAATTCCGTTGACGAACGACAGGAGGCGTTCCTCGGTAGCCTCGGTCCAGGCCAGAGCGCACTCGACGATGAAGCCGTCCTTGCGCTCGGCGTAAAACGGCTCCGCCACCTGCTGCTTACCGCCCTCGGCGATCTGGCGCTCGATATACTCGGCGATCCCGCGTTCGTGGCAGAAGGTTTCCGTCTGCTTCTCCGCAGCGTTTTCGAACACCAGCGTCAGGCCGCGGTGCAGGTACGAACGCGCTTCGAGGCGCTCGCGAATCACCTTCGGCTTGAACGCGGTATCCGGAAAGATCTGCGGATCGGCGGTGAAGGTAATCGTCGTCCCGCTGCCGCGGGCCGCTCCCTCCTTCTTCAACTTGCTCGTCGCCACCCCGCGCGCGAACGATTGCGTCCACGTCGCTCCGTCACGCTTGACCGTCACGGTCATCGACGACGCCAGTGCCGTCACCACCGAAGCGCCGACGCCGTGCAGCCCGCCGGCATGAAAGTAGTTGCGGTTCTCGAACTTGCCACCGGCGTGCAGCGTGGTCAGGATGAGTTCCAGAGCCGGGCGCTTGTGCTTCGGGTGCACGTCGACCGGGATACCGCGGCCGTTGTCGGCCACCGTGATCGTGCTGCCGTCGGGATGAAGCGTTACCGTCACCTTATCGCAGTAGCCGTTCATCGCCTCGTCGACGGCGTTGTCGAGCAGCTCCCACAGCAGGTGATGGAGTCCGGTGGAGTCGACGCCACCGATGTACATGCCCGGTCGCTTGCGGACCGGCTCGAGGCCTTCGAGAACGGTGATGTCTTTGGCGGTGTATTTGGACATTGGAGGGCTCTGGGGCTCGGGGTCCTGGGGGATTACGGGTCGAAGAGGGAGCCCTGGCTCTGGTTAGGCTTCGCTGGCGGGTCCTGGCGGTCGGTGGGGGGCGCCGGGCGTGGAACCAGTGTCACGGGTTTGAAGCGGGCGAGGGTCTTGCGGCCCTTCTGGGCGCGGTGAGCCAGCTCGGGCGTCTGGAAGCGCCGCTCGCTGCCGTCCTCGGCTACGGCGATCGGCAGATCTGCGCGCAGGTGGCAGACCGCGCCGACCAGGCGGTCGTCCGCATCGAGGCGCATCAGAATGACCCCCCGTCCGGCGCCGGACAGTTCCGGTAGCTCCTCGGCAGCGAAACAGAGCAGCTTGCCGCCGCTGGTCACGGCGGTGATCGTGTCGCCCTCGCCCGCAGCCACGACGACGACCTCGTCGCCTTCACGGGTACGCGCGATGCGGCGGCCGTTGCGGGTGGTCTCGGTCAGGTCGGGACGGCAGAAGAACCCCATCCCTCCGGCGGTCGTCACCAGCCAGCGCGGGCCGTCCTCCGCGGTCTCGCCGCTTGCCGCCGGAACCAGGCCGGCGGCGACGACCCGTTCCCCATCCTTGAAATTGAGCTGCGACTGTACCGGTTCGCCGTACCCGGTGGTGGCCGGCACGTCGGCCACCTTGAGGACGTACACCACGCCGAAGTTGGAGAACAACGCGACGTTATCGCGGGTGTTGCCGCGCAGGATCCACTTCGCGGCGTCGCCCTCGCGCACGCGGGTGCTGGACGGATCCTTGACTTCGCCGAGGCGCTTCATCCACCCGTCGCGCGTGATCACCACCGTCGCGTCCTCGTGCACCACGTACGCCTCGGCGTCGTAGACCAGCTCCGCTCCGGCGCTGAGCACGGTGCGGCGGGGGTCGGCATACTTCTTCGCCACCTCGAGCAGTTCCGCTTCGACGATCCCCCAGCGTGCCTTCGCACTGGCCAGGAGTCGCTCGATCTCTTTCGCGCGCGCTTGCTTGGCGCGTTGCTCCTCGCGGATCTTGTCGATTTCCAGACGGGCAAGCTGATAGAGGCGCGTCTCGAGCACCGCGTCCGCCTGCACCTCGTCGAGACCGAACTCCTTCATTAACTTCGCCGCCGCGTCCTGCCGCGACGCGGCCTGGCGGATCAGTTTGATGGCTCGGTCGAGGTTGTCGAACAGCTTGAGGAAACCGGCAAGGATGTGGAGCCGCGCCTGCAACTCGCGCAACTCGTGTTGCAGGCGCCGCGTCACCACGGCGAGGCGAAAATCGAGGAAGTGTCGGCAGAGGTCCTTGAGCGTGAGTCGCGCCGGCTGGCCCACTCCGGCGGGATCGGTCGGCACCAGAGCCGTCAGATTGACGTTGAAGTTGATCTGCAGGCTGGTGTGCTTGAAGAGATACGCCATGACGGCTTCGGCGGAGGCGTCGGGCTTGATCTCGACCACGATGCGCACGCGATCGGTCGATTCGTCGCGCACGTCGGTCGCCTGCGGCAGGCGCCGGCTCACGATGTGCTCGGCGATTTCCTCGACGATGCGCGACTTGTTTACCGTGTACGGGATCGAGGTGACGATCAGTCTGCGGCGCCGCTTCTCGACCGCGGCTTCGTACTGCCCGCGCAGTCGGATAGCGCCGTGGCCGGTTTCGTAAATGCCGCGAATTTCGCCGCGCGAATTGAGGATCTCGCCGCCGGTCGGGAAGTCCGGCCCCTTGACGAACTTGCACAGGTCCTTCGTCGTCAGGTCCGGGTCCTTGATGAGGGCCACCAGCGCGGCCACCACCTCGCCGAGATTGTGCGGCGGGATGTTGGTTGCCATCCCCACCGCGATCCCGGTGCTGCCGTTGATCAGCAATTGCGGAATCGCCGCCGGCAGCACGATCGGCTCGCGCAACGTCGCGTCGTAGTTGTCGCGGAACTCGACCGTCTCGTGGCGGATGTCGCGCAGCAGTTCCTCGGCGACCGGTGTCAGCCGGGCCTCGGTGTAACGCATGGCGGCCGGGCTGTCGCCGTCGAGCGAGCCGAAGTTACCCTCGCCGTGCACCAGCGGGTAGCGCAACGCGAACGGCTGCGCGAGACGCACCATGGCATCGTAGGCAGCCTGATCGCCGTGCGGATGGTATTTCCCCAGCACCTCGCCGACGACGGCGGCCGACTTGCGCGGGCGCGTCCCGGCGGTCAGGCGCAGGTTCTGGAACATGGCGTAAAGAATCCGGCGTTGTACGGGTTTGAGACCGTCACGCACGTCGGGCAGAGCCCGCGAGGTGATGACACTCAGGGCATAGACAAGGTACCGCTCTTCGGCGGTTGCACTGAGATCGACCGACGCGATGTGCTGCGGCGTTTTCTGCTGCACGGTTGACACCCGAATTCAGTTGTTCAGCGTGGCCTGAGGCAGGCAACCTCCGCCTCCCCACCACCCATCATCGGGGCGACTATAGTCGACCGCACCCGGCCGGTCGAGCACCCTCGCGATGCGAAACGTGCACCACCGGGGCACGCCCCGTTACGCACGGATCGCCGCCTATCGCCCGGAACTCACGCGCGGCGGGCACGAGGGGCAGCCTCAATCCGGCAGAATGGCCCGGGGCCCGCCGTCGCGTGCAGTGACTGGTTCGGCACTCCACCCGCGGGCGCCGCCAGGCCGGCCTCCCCCCCGTACTCGTACTCGTTCACGTACTCGTACACCGCCACTTCCTCGTAGGCGTGCACCCCCCCGTGGCTCACTTTCATCGCTGCGTGCCCCCGGTCCGTGTACGAGTACGTGTACCGCTTCGCTGAGTACGTGTACGGAGGGGAACCCCAACGCCCGGAACTCACGTGCGGCGGGCACGAGGGGCAGCCTCAATCCGGCAGAATCGCCCGGGGCCCGCCGTCGCGTGCAGTGACTGGTTCGGCACTCCACCCGCGGGCGCCGCCAGGCCGGCCTCCCACCCGTACTCGTACTCGTTCACGTACTCGTACACGGCCACTTCCTCGTAGGCGTGCACCCGCCCGTGGCTCACTTTCATCGCTGCGTGCCCCCGGTCCGTGTACGAGTACGTGTACCGCTTCGCTGAGTACGTGTACGGAACGGAAGCCGAACGCCACGATTATCGTGGGGCGCCGTCGCCGCTTGCGCGGCGACAGCATTAAATGGAGCCGAAGGGAGTCGAACCCTCGACCTCTAGAGTGCGATTCTAGCGCTCTCCCAACTGAGCTACGGCCCCAGACCTCCGCCTTGGTCGCGGTGAGTCAGGGACTTACACAACTCGCCCGGGTCTGGCAAGACCGACCGGGGCGCGTCGCCGCCGCGCCAATCGGGTCAGCAAAGGTACCGGGGCGCCTCGGCCAACCCCGGTAGCGGCCCACGCATACAGTACGTCGCCCGGCGCGAGGTCGGCGGGGTGCCCACCAGGATCACCACGCACTCCGACCGATCCCATCCGAGTCGATCGCACGCCGCCGCCGCCGACCGGGCCACCGCATCGCTGCATTCCCCGGTCCTTGAATTCCCTACGAAATACCAGTTTTCGCGCACCGCCCCCACCTCGTGCAGTGTATTTGTCCATGCCAGCTGCACCCGGCGTGCCACACTCCGGCCCCTCACGCAGATTGACGGCCGGGTGGAAGCGACCGGCGGAATCTGTTCAAAATCGTGGCGCTCGATCCCGTGGTGCCGAAAAGTTGTGGCGGGAACTCCAGCCCATCGTGGACGACGGGCGGCTTGACCCGCCCCGGGGGACCATGCGACTCACTTCCGACCGCCCCTGTGGAGAAAGGTAGCGCTCAATGTCCCAGCCTGACATCGAATCCCTGCTGAACGAAAACCGGGTGTTTCCGCCGCCTGCCGACTTCAGCCGACAGGCGCACGTGGGCTCCGTGGCGGATTACGAGCGGCTTGTACGCGCGGCCGCCGAGGACCCCGAACGGTTCTGGAGCGATCTGGCCTCCGAACTCGATTGGTTCACACCCTGGCGCACCGTGCTCGATTGGAAGCCGCCCTTTGCGCGGTGGTTCGTCGGCGCGACAACCAACATCGCGCACAACTGCATTGATCGCCACCTCGGTTCGTGGCGGCGCAACAAAGCCGCCATCGTCTGGGAAGGCGAGCCGGGCGACGCTCGCACCCTGACCTTTCACGACCTGCACCGCGAAGTCTGTCGCTTCGCCAACGTCCTCAAGCGCTTCGGCGTCACCAAAGGGGACCGCGTGGGTCTTTACCTGCCCATGATCCCCGAGCTGCCGATCGCCATGCTCGCCTGCGCCCGTATCGGGGCCACCCACAGTGTCATCTTCGGCGGCTTCAGCGCCGACGCCCTGCGCGATCGCCTCAACGACGCGCAGGCAAAGCTCGTCGTCACCGCCGACGGCGGCTACCGGCGTGGGGCCGTGGTGCCGCTGAAAGCGAATGCCGACGCCGCGCTTCGCGACACGCCGTCGGTCGAGAACGTGGTCGTCGTGCGCCGCACCGGCGAGACCGTTCCCATGAAAGGCGGCCGCGACCGCTGGTGGCACGAACTCATGGAGGAGGCCGACGCGACCTGCCCCGCCGAAGCCCTCGACTCCGAGCACCCGCTCTTCATCCTGTACACCAGCGGCACCACCGGAAAGCCCAAAGGTGTGGTGCACACCACGGGCGGCTTCATGGTGCACACGTACGCGACCTCGAAGTGGATCTTCGATCTCAAGGAAGAAGATACCTTCTGGTGCACGGCCGACATCGGTTGGGTCACCGGTCATAGCTACGTCGCCTACGGTATCCTCGCCAACGGAGCGACCACCCTGATGTACGAAGGGGCGCCGAACTTCCCCGAGCCGGACCGCAACTGGCAGATCATCGACAAGTACGGCGTGACCGTCTTTTACACGGCTCCCACGGCGATCCGGAGCTTCATCAAGTGGGGAAGACACTGGCCGCAGAAACACTCCCTGCAGAGCTTACGGCTGCTCGGCAGCGTCGGCGAGCCGATCAACCCCGAGGCGTGGATCTGGTACCACGAAGAAATCGGCAAGGGCCGTTGTCCGATCGTCGATACGTGGTGGCAGACGGAAACCGGCGGCATCATGATCACGCCGCTCCCCGGGGTCACCCCGACCAAGCCCGGCTCCGCCACCCGCCCGTTTCCGGGCATCGATGTCGATGTCGTCACCCGCGAGGGCAAACCGGTCGAGGCCAACCAGGGCGGCCTTCTCGTCATCAAACGCCCGTGGCCCGGCATGCTGCGCACCATCTACGGCGACCCCGACCGCTACGTGCAGCAGTACTGGAGTCAGATCCCCGGCATGTACTTCACCGGCGACGGGGCGCGGCGCGACGCCGACGGCTACTTCTGGATCATGGGTCGTGTCGACGACGTCGTTAACGTCGCCGGCCACCGCCTCGGTACGATGGAAGTCGAAAGCGCCCTGGTCAGCCACCAGGCCGTGGCCGAAGCCGCCGTCGTCGGTCGGCCCGACCCGCTGAAAGGCCAGGCGATTGTCGCCTTCGTCTCCCTCGAACACGGCCACAAGGCGACCGACGAACTGCGCCTGCAACTGCGCGAGCACGTCGCCCGCGAAATCGGCGCCTTTGCCCGCCCCGAGGACATTCGCTTTGCCGACGCCTTGCCGAAGACGCGCAGCGGCAAGATCATGCGCCGCCTGCTGCGCGATATCGCCGGCGGCAAAGAAACCATCGGCGACACAACCACCCTGGAAGACCTCTCGGTGCTCGCGAAACTGCGCGAGGAGGAGGAGTGACCGAATAGCTGTGGTAAGGTGAGGCGGATAACCTGAATTGTTCATGACCGCTTTCGTGCCGCGCCACGCGCCGGAAAGAGACGGCGCTCCTGAGACACAACCGTCCGTACCAAGTGGGCGCCCCTCGATACACCGGCCCCAAGGGAGGGGCCGGTACTCGGGGCGAACGGGTCCCACGAAGACAACAGAACGTGAGTATTCTTCACCGTTCGCCCCGAGTAGGCCCCGTCTCTTCAGGGGCCGTATCGAGGGGCCGCGTCGGATTCGCGAAAGGCCCGCACGAACCGCCTGGCAATCCAACCGCCTGATGTCGTAATCACCCGACGTC
Protein-coding sequences here:
- a CDS encoding type IIA DNA topoisomerase subunit B, producing MSKYTAKDITVLEGLEPVRKRPGMYIGGVDSTGLHHLLWELLDNAVDEAMNGYCDKVTVTLHPDGSTITVADNGRGIPVDVHPKHKRPALELILTTLHAGGKFENRNYFHAGGLHGVGASVVTALASSMTVTVKRDGATWTQSFARGVATSKLKKEGAARGSGTTITFTADPQIFPDTAFKPKVIRERLEARSYLHRGLTLVFENAAEKQTETFCHERGIAEYIERQIAEGGKQQVAEPFYAERKDGFIVECALAWTEATEERLLSFVNGIPTPSGGTHENGLKGGLVKAVRNYVSVQNLLPKGLTLAAEDIREGLVGILSLYVQQPQFQGQTKDRLNNPEVTAPIDTFIRGGLENYLHSNPTQAKAIANRVILAARARSASRAAVEQVQRKTAVSHRLNLPGKLADCSSTDPGESELFIVEGDSAGGSAKQGRNREFQAILPLRGKVLNAEQASTSKVLSNKELTDMISALGCGFGKDFDAAKLRYGKVCLLMDADADGHHICTLLLTFFYRHLPELIRRGHVFIAQPPLYRIEIGKEVHWALDEAARDRIVASANGKSATITRFKGLGEMNPSTLKETTLDPARRALLRVQVDDPARTEGTIQTLMGKDVEPRFKFIMERAPRVGVDEVDV
- a CDS encoding DNA topoisomerase IV subunit A, which produces MQQKTPQHIASVDLSATAEERYLVYALSVITSRALPDVRDGLKPVQRRILYAMFQNLRLTAGTRPRKSAAVVGEVLGKYHPHGDQAAYDAMVRLAQPFALRYPLVHGEGNFGSLDGDSPAAMRYTEARLTPVAEELLRDIRHETVEFRDNYDATLREPIVLPAAIPQLLINGSTGIAVGMATNIPPHNLGEVVAALVALIKDPDLTTKDLCKFVKGPDFPTGGEILNSRGEIRGIYETGHGAIRLRGQYEAAVEKRRRRLIVTSIPYTVNKSRIVEEIAEHIVSRRLPQATDVRDESTDRVRIVVEIKPDASAEAVMAYLFKHTSLQINFNVNLTALVPTDPAGVGQPARLTLKDLCRHFLDFRLAVVTRRLQHELRELQARLHILAGFLKLFDNLDRAIKLIRQAASRQDAAAKLMKEFGLDEVQADAVLETRLYQLARLEIDKIREEQRAKQARAKEIERLLASAKARWGIVEAELLEVAKKYADPRRTVLSAGAELVYDAEAYVVHEDATVVITRDGWMKRLGEVKDPSSTRVREGDAAKWILRGNTRDNVALFSNFGVVYVLKVADVPATTGYGEPVQSQLNFKDGERVVAAGLVPAASGETAEDGPRWLVTTAGGMGFFCRPDLTETTRNGRRIARTREGDEVVVVAAGEGDTITAVTSGGKLLCFAAEELPELSGAGRGVILMRLDADDRLVGAVCHLRADLPIAVAEDGSERRFQTPELAHRAQKGRKTLARFKPVTLVPRPAPPTDRQDPPAKPNQSQGSLFDP
- the acs gene encoding acetate--CoA ligase, yielding MSQPDIESLLNENRVFPPPADFSRQAHVGSVADYERLVRAAAEDPERFWSDLASELDWFTPWRTVLDWKPPFARWFVGATTNIAHNCIDRHLGSWRRNKAAIVWEGEPGDARTLTFHDLHREVCRFANVLKRFGVTKGDRVGLYLPMIPELPIAMLACARIGATHSVIFGGFSADALRDRLNDAQAKLVVTADGGYRRGAVVPLKANADAALRDTPSVENVVVVRRTGETVPMKGGRDRWWHELMEEADATCPAEALDSEHPLFILYTSGTTGKPKGVVHTTGGFMVHTYATSKWIFDLKEEDTFWCTADIGWVTGHSYVAYGILANGATTLMYEGAPNFPEPDRNWQIIDKYGVTVFYTAPTAIRSFIKWGRHWPQKHSLQSLRLLGSVGEPINPEAWIWYHEEIGKGRCPIVDTWWQTETGGIMITPLPGVTPTKPGSATRPFPGIDVDVVTREGKPVEANQGGLLVIKRPWPGMLRTIYGDPDRYVQQYWSQIPGMYFTGDGARRDADGYFWIMGRVDDVVNVAGHRLGTMEVESALVSHQAVAEAAVVGRPDPLKGQAIVAFVSLEHGHKATDELRLQLREHVAREIGAFARPEDIRFADALPKTRSGKIMRRLLRDIAGGKETIGDTTTLEDLSVLAKLREEEE